From a region of the Pseudanabaena sp. ABRG5-3 genome:
- a CDS encoding AraC family transcriptional regulator, with protein sequence MNAVRTGAKSDMNLVNDQQTKREADRAQAYRDELTERIAQTIHHDGKIEPLKGLHFNRASSPSECIHSVSIPAFCVIAQGSKEILLGSDRYQYDPMHYLLATVELPIVSEILEASKAKPYLSLRLDLDPALVGSVMVEAGYPSPQSRTNVKALNVSPLDVNLLDATVRLVRLIDSSAEAHILAPMITREIIYRLLMGDQGGRLCHIAVLGGNTHQIARAVDRLRKDFNQPLRIESIAQELGMSVSSFHHHFKAITAMSPLQFQKQLRLQEARRLMLGQNLDATSAAYNVGYEDSSHFNREYKRLFGSPPMRDVERLREAAREKSQAF encoded by the coding sequence ATGAATGCTGTCAGAACGGGAGCCAAGTCTGATATGAATTTAGTCAATGATCAGCAGACAAAGCGCGAGGCAGACAGAGCACAAGCCTATAGAGACGAACTGACGGAGCGGATTGCACAGACTATTCATCATGATGGAAAGATTGAGCCACTGAAAGGACTGCACTTTAACCGCGCCTCCTCACCTTCGGAATGTATTCATAGTGTCTCCATCCCTGCCTTTTGTGTAATTGCTCAGGGCAGCAAAGAAATTCTTCTGGGCAGCGATCGCTATCAGTATGACCCAATGCACTATCTACTAGCGACGGTGGAACTGCCGATTGTGAGCGAGATTCTGGAAGCATCCAAAGCAAAACCGTACCTTAGCCTTCGCCTCGATCTCGATCCTGCCCTCGTTGGCTCAGTGATGGTCGAAGCAGGGTATCCCTCACCACAAAGCCGTACTAATGTGAAAGCACTTAATGTAAGTCCATTGGATGTAAATCTTTTGGACGCTACGGTAAGGCTAGTCAGACTGATAGATTCTTCTGCTGAAGCTCATATACTCGCACCCATGATTACAAGGGAAATTATTTACCGACTGCTAATGGGAGATCAAGGTGGGCGGCTTTGTCATATTGCCGTTCTAGGTGGCAACACCCACCAAATTGCCAGAGCCGTCGATCGCCTTCGTAAAGACTTTAATCAGCCATTGCGGATTGAAAGCATCGCCCAAGAGCTTGGCATGAGCGTCTCTAGCTTCCACCATCATTTTAAGGCTATCACTGCGATGAGTCCCTTGCAGTTTCAGAAACAACTGCGACTTCAGGAAGCTCGCCGTTTGATGCTAGGACAAAATCTTGATGCTACCAGTGCTGCTTACAATGTGGGTTATGAGGATTCCTCACACTTCAACCGAGAGTACAAACGACTCTTTGGCTCACCACCGATGCGCGATGTGGAGCGGCTACGAGAAGCAGCGAGGGAGAAATCTCAAGCTTTTTGA
- a CDS encoding 2Fe-2S iron-sulfur cluster-binding protein, giving the protein MSYHIRIHDRQNDKLYEADIEGDRYILESLEDQGINLPFSCLNGACTACAMRVKSGKIDQHEVIGLSKTLQDEGYALICSGYALSDLDLETQDEDEVYRLQFGNFFAQRKRRWFEFSLPIEAD; this is encoded by the coding sequence ATGTCCTATCACATCCGCATTCACGATCGCCAAAATGACAAGCTCTACGAAGCTGACATCGAAGGTGATCGCTATATTCTGGAATCCTTAGAAGATCAAGGAATTAACCTACCTTTTTCCTGTTTGAATGGTGCTTGTACTGCCTGTGCCATGCGGGTTAAGTCTGGGAAAATCGATCAGCATGAGGTCATTGGTTTGTCTAAGACCTTACAGGATGAGGGATATGCGCTGATTTGCTCTGGATATGCGCTCTCAGATCTAGATCTGGAAACTCAGGACGAAGATGAGGTCTACCGCTTACAGTTTGGTAACTTCTTTGCTCAGCGTAAGAGGCGTTGGTTTGAGTTTAGTTTACCGATTGAGGCTGACTAA
- a CDS encoding aldo/keto reductase: MQKVILNNGLEMPILGFGVFQMTDLEECERSVSDAIAIGYRLIDTAASYGNEEAVGKAIQKSGVARDEIFITTKLWIQDANYESTKKAFQRSLDKLRLDYLDLYLIHQPYGDVYGAWRAMQELYREGRIKAIGVSNFHPDRLMDLMIHNEVVPAVNQIETHPFHQQIETQKFLKENNVQIESWGPFAEGKNNIFHNDVLLSIAKKYDKSVAQVILRWLMQRHVVAIPKSVRKERMSENFNVFDFELSPEDMNTIISLDTKNSSFFDHRDPNMVKMLGTAKRNT; the protein is encoded by the coding sequence ATGCAGAAGGTTATCTTGAACAACGGGTTGGAAATGCCCATTTTGGGATTCGGTGTCTTCCAAATGACTGATCTGGAAGAGTGCGAAAGAAGCGTCTCGGATGCGATCGCGATCGGCTACCGTCTGATTGATACGGCAGCTTCTTATGGCAATGAAGAAGCCGTCGGCAAAGCTATCCAAAAGAGCGGCGTGGCACGAGATGAGATTTTTATCACCACCAAGCTCTGGATTCAGGATGCCAATTACGAAAGCACCAAGAAGGCTTTCCAGCGATCGCTAGACAAGCTGAGATTGGATTACCTAGACTTGTATCTGATCCACCAGCCTTACGGCGACGTTTACGGTGCGTGGCGTGCCATGCAAGAGTTGTATCGAGAGGGTCGCATCAAAGCGATCGGTGTCAGCAACTTCCACCCTGATCGATTAATGGATCTGATGATTCATAACGAAGTGGTTCCTGCGGTTAACCAGATCGAAACCCATCCCTTTCACCAGCAGATTGAAACCCAGAAGTTCCTGAAGGAAAACAACGTCCAAATCGAATCATGGGGACCGTTCGCTGAAGGCAAAAACAATATTTTCCACAACGACGTTTTGCTGTCCATCGCCAAAAAATACGACAAAAGTGTGGCTCAGGTCATCCTGCGCTGGCTGATGCAACGCCATGTGGTGGCGATTCCCAAGTCGGTTCGCAAGGAACGTATGTCCGAAAACTTCAACGTTTTCGACTTCGAGCTAAGTCCTGAAGATATGAATACGATTATCTCGCTGGACACGAAGAATAGTAGCTTCTTCGACCATCGCGACCCCAACATGGTGAAAATGTTAGGAACAGCCAAACGCAACACCTAA
- the miaA gene encoding tRNA (adenosine(37)-N6)-dimethylallyltransferase MiaA — translation MESVKQNVGLIVILGATATGKTNLAIALAKHLNAPILSADSRQVYRYLDIGTAKPTVEERQGVPHYLIDIIEPDQTFTLADYQDQAQTLIAKFHAEGVTPILVGGSGLYIKAITAGLKIPRVPPQPHLRSQLEELGQRYCYQVLQQVDPVGAKKIHANDQVRTLRSLEVFYVTGQPLSAQQYEQPPSYPIVQIGLECVDLDAYQKLVSDRTEQMLAQGWLDEIRDLQQRYGDLPLLKTLGYSEMSDYLANKTDLATAKELTITHTCQFAKRQRTWFRGSGNGTLPIHWLRSGSTWEDAINICLNRSLRI, via the coding sequence ATGGAATCTGTAAAACAGAATGTTGGGTTAATTGTAATTTTAGGAGCCACGGCAACGGGGAAGACAAACTTAGCGATCGCTCTGGCGAAACATCTCAATGCGCCAATTTTGAGTGCTGACTCGCGCCAAGTTTATCGCTATCTAGACATTGGGACAGCCAAGCCAACCGTCGAGGAGCGTCAAGGCGTTCCCCATTACTTAATTGATATTATTGAACCTGACCAAACCTTTACCCTTGCTGATTATCAAGATCAAGCCCAGACTTTAATTGCTAAGTTCCATGCGGAGGGAGTTACACCAATCTTGGTTGGTGGTTCGGGACTATACATTAAGGCAATTACCGCAGGGCTAAAAATTCCCCGTGTACCGCCACAACCGCATTTGCGATCGCAACTTGAGGAATTAGGACAACGCTATTGCTACCAAGTCTTACAACAGGTCGATCCTGTCGGTGCAAAGAAAATCCATGCCAATGATCAAGTCAGAACTTTGCGATCGCTAGAAGTTTTTTATGTAACAGGTCAACCACTGTCAGCACAGCAGTACGAGCAACCTCCTAGTTATCCGATTGTGCAGATTGGTTTGGAATGTGTAGATCTGGATGCTTATCAAAAATTAGTTAGCGATCGCACTGAGCAAATGTTGGCACAGGGATGGCTTGATGAAATTCGTGATTTGCAACAGCGCTATGGTGATTTACCACTTTTAAAAACCCTTGGCTATAGTGAAATGTCGGACTATTTAGCCAATAAAACTGATTTAGCAACGGCAAAGGAACTCACAATTACGCATACCTGCCAATTTGCTAAACGCCAGCGCACATGGTTTCGAGGTTCGGGAAATGGAACTTTACCGATTCATTGGTTGCGATCAGGAAGTACTTGGGAAGATGCGATAAATATATGTCTCAATAGGAGTTTGCGGATTTAG
- a CDS encoding 3-isopropylmalate dehydratase produces the protein MSTTIKGKVFVLDDNIDTDQIIPAEYLTLVPSKPDEYEKLGSYALIGLPDRYARFIAEGESKTVYSIIVAGENFGCGSSREHAPIALGAAGLEAVVAQSYARIFFRNCTATGELYPWESVERLVDHFKTGEEATIDFDNNVIINETTGQTFILKSLGDVRPVIDAGGLFDYARQTGMIPTRV, from the coding sequence ATGAGTACGACAATTAAAGGCAAAGTATTTGTCTTGGATGACAATATTGATACCGACCAAATTATTCCTGCGGAATATCTGACCCTTGTACCATCTAAGCCCGATGAATACGAGAAGCTTGGTAGCTATGCCTTGATTGGTCTACCCGATCGCTACGCTCGCTTTATTGCCGAAGGTGAAAGCAAGACTGTTTACTCGATTATTGTGGCTGGCGAAAATTTCGGTTGCGGCTCCTCCCGTGAACATGCGCCGATCGCCCTTGGTGCGGCGGGACTCGAAGCCGTAGTTGCTCAGTCCTACGCACGGATTTTCTTCCGTAACTGTACGGCGACAGGTGAGCTATATCCTTGGGAATCGGTTGAGCGCTTAGTTGATCACTTTAAGACTGGTGAAGAAGCGACGATTGACTTTGATAACAATGTCATTATTAATGAGACAACGGGCCAAACCTTTATATTGAAATCCTTAGGCGATGTCCGTCCTGTAATTGATGCTGGCGGCTTATTTGACTATGCACGTCAAACGGGCATGATTCCTACTCGCGTTTAA
- a CDS encoding thermonuclease family protein, translating into MTAANMQKLMNSKTGQKRSLDNSLTRPLILVAVLLAFLIIANIAIAVMQPKEKVNGELWLINRVVSGQTVEASILSNPNMTVQRVRLLGISAPLKEQSPWGDRARQRLSDLVKEQKVILEFDVKQKDNSDRLLAYIWKDNLLVNQYLVSEGLAIADPYPPNVKYDARISRAQSKARLQELGIWDTQNPLRLSPRDFRRQLGN; encoded by the coding sequence ATGACTGCTGCGAATATGCAAAAGTTGATGAATTCTAAAACTGGGCAGAAGCGATCGCTTGATAATTCTTTGACCCGTCCATTAATTTTAGTTGCCGTATTACTTGCTTTCCTAATCATCGCCAATATTGCGATCGCGGTGATGCAGCCCAAGGAAAAGGTGAATGGTGAGCTATGGCTAATTAATCGCGTGGTGAGTGGGCAAACCGTCGAAGCTTCAATTTTGAGCAATCCGAATATGACGGTGCAGCGAGTACGATTGCTCGGTATCAGTGCGCCACTCAAAGAACAGTCCCCTTGGGGCGATCGCGCTCGTCAACGCCTATCAGACTTGGTCAAGGAGCAGAAGGTCATCCTCGAATTTGATGTGAAGCAAAAGGATAACTCCGATCGCCTGCTTGCCTATATTTGGAAAGATAATTTATTAGTGAATCAATATTTAGTCTCGGAAGGCTTAGCGATCGCTGATCCCTATCCGCCCAATGTCAAGTATGACGCAAGGATTAGCCGCGCCCAATCAAAGGCAAGATTGCAAGAGTTAGGCATTTGGGACACGCAAAACCCTCTACGTCTCAGTCCTAGAGACTTCCGCCGCCAATTAGGGAATTAA
- a CDS encoding pentapeptide repeat-containing protein: MKTKFIAILVLLCGIWWATPVEAYDPVQVQQLLKTKQCGGCDLTNANLVGVNLSQAHLIGASLMGANLSKANLTGANLEGADLTGAKLDHANLTNAYMTNAILDDSNLASANFTNASLLHANLHRANVNSTIFKNANVTGADFTGANYNLAIAD, translated from the coding sequence ATGAAAACTAAATTCATCGCGATTCTAGTTTTACTCTGCGGGATTTGGTGGGCAACACCTGTAGAAGCCTATGATCCTGTGCAAGTACAACAACTGCTCAAGACGAAACAATGTGGCGGCTGTGACTTAACTAATGCCAACCTTGTAGGTGTCAATCTCAGTCAAGCGCATTTGATCGGTGCATCGCTCATGGGTGCGAACTTGAGCAAAGCCAATCTCACAGGCGCAAATCTTGAGGGTGCGGATCTTACAGGTGCAAAACTCGACCATGCCAATCTCACCAATGCGTATATGACCAATGCCATTCTGGATGATAGTAATTTGGCAAGTGCGAATTTTACGAATGCTTCATTGCTCCATGCCAACTTGCATCGGGCAAACGTAAATAGCACTATTTTCAAAAATGCTAACGTCACAGGTGCAGATTTTACTGGCGCGAACTATAACCTTGCGATCGCCGACTAA
- a CDS encoding aldo/keto reductase — MQKRKLGNSNLEVSAIGLGCMGMSFSYGPPKDIQEMTDLLRVAVDRGITFFDTAEVYGPFTNEELVGEALAPFRGQVVIATKFGFDLSPNSDPRGMNGAPRLNSRPENIKLAVEGSLKRLKVETIDLLYQHRVDPNVPIEDVAGAVKELIQEGKVKHFGLSEAGVQTIRRAHAVQPVTALQSEYSLWTRTPEQEVIPTLEELGIGLVPYSPLGKGFLTGKIDEKTTFDSSDFRSTLPRFTPEALKANQALIDLLGSIAEQKQATPAQIAIAWLLAQKPWIVPIPGTTKLHRLDENIGAVSVELTPEDLRDIEAAASKITVQGTRYPEKLEQMTGR; from the coding sequence ATGCAAAAGCGCAAACTTGGAAACAGCAACTTAGAAGTCTCAGCGATCGGGTTGGGTTGCATGGGAATGAGCTTTTCCTACGGGCCCCCCAAAGACATACAGGAAATGACCGATCTACTTCGGGTTGCCGTCGATCGCGGTATTACATTCTTTGACACTGCCGAAGTCTACGGTCCATTCACCAACGAAGAGCTTGTAGGCGAAGCCCTCGCTCCTTTCCGTGGGCAAGTCGTCATTGCTACCAAATTCGGATTCGACCTCAGTCCTAATTCCGATCCTCGTGGGATGAATGGTGCGCCCAGACTAAACAGCCGCCCAGAAAACATCAAGCTAGCTGTAGAGGGTTCGCTCAAGCGACTCAAGGTTGAAACAATTGACTTGCTTTATCAGCACCGAGTTGACCCGAACGTACCAATTGAAGACGTGGCAGGAGCAGTGAAGGAACTGATTCAAGAAGGTAAAGTGAAGCACTTTGGACTCTCTGAAGCAGGTGTACAAACGATCCGTCGCGCCCACGCAGTCCAGCCAGTTACTGCTCTCCAAAGCGAATACTCGCTGTGGACAAGGACTCCTGAGCAGGAAGTGATACCAACCCTTGAGGAACTTGGTATCGGCTTGGTTCCATACAGCCCATTGGGTAAAGGCTTTCTCACAGGTAAGATCGATGAGAAAACGACCTTCGACAGTTCCGACTTCCGCAGCACCCTACCGCGCTTTACCCCAGAGGCTCTCAAGGCGAATCAAGCCTTGATTGATTTGCTCGGCAGTATTGCAGAACAGAAGCAAGCAACACCTGCTCAGATTGCGATCGCATGGCTGCTAGCTCAGAAACCTTGGATCGTGCCGATTCCAGGGACTACGAAATTACATCGCTTGGACGAAAACATTGGCGCAGTCTCCGTCGAACTTACGCCTGAAGATCTGCGTGACATCGAGGCTGCTGCATCAAAGATCACGGTACAAGGAACTAGATACCCAGAAAAGTTGGAGCAAATGACTGGACGCTAG
- a CDS encoding aldo/keto reductase, which translates to MKKTRNDLKRGDIPAMPKRRQLLGAGLGLAAASVLGRGDTTAQAQKAEQATKSPCAAGQNANESQQMARRRLGSLEVSALGLGVQNMSRTYQQTIPTRSEMFNIIRTAFDRGITFYDAAEAYGPHEVERILGEGVAPFRDKVVIASKFGWNIDLETGKRRPGLNSRPDHIKLAVEGMLKRLRTDRIDLLYQHRVDPQVPIEDVAGAIKDLMAQGKVLHWGLSEMGPNTLRRAHAVLPVSAVQNEYSMLWRGPEEEIIPLCQELGISFVPWSPLGVGFLTGSIDVQTRFAPGDIRGIESRFLPENLPHNLMLVDLVKSWAVRKQATPAQISLAWLMAQKPWIVPIPGTTQMAHLIENIGAAAVRFTPAELAELNRSVSAIQIRGARLPDAVLVFSGVEAPSKN; encoded by the coding sequence ATGAAGAAAACACGAAACGATCTCAAAAGAGGAGACATCCCTGCTATGCCGAAGCGTCGTCAGTTGCTCGGTGCAGGATTGGGGCTTGCCGCAGCGTCGGTGCTGGGTCGTGGGGACACGACCGCGCAGGCTCAGAAAGCCGAACAAGCTACCAAGTCGCCCTGCGCCGCAGGACAAAATGCCAATGAGTCACAGCAAATGGCGCGTCGCAGACTCGGCTCTTTGGAAGTCTCAGCCCTCGGACTCGGCGTTCAAAACATGAGCCGCACCTATCAACAAACTATCCCTACTCGATCTGAGATGTTCAACATTATTCGGACAGCCTTTGATCGTGGCATCACCTTTTACGATGCGGCGGAGGCTTACGGTCCTCATGAGGTGGAACGAATACTCGGCGAAGGCGTAGCGCCGTTCCGAGACAAGGTTGTGATCGCATCCAAGTTCGGCTGGAACATCGATCTCGAAACGGGCAAGCGCCGTCCGGGACTCAACAGCCGCCCCGACCATATCAAATTGGCTGTCGAGGGGATGCTCAAGCGCCTTCGCACCGATCGCATCGATCTTCTCTACCAGCACCGAGTTGACCCACAGGTTCCGATTGAAGATGTCGCTGGCGCAATCAAGGATCTGATGGCGCAAGGCAAGGTTCTGCACTGGGGTCTCTCCGAAATGGGACCGAACACATTGCGCCGCGCTCATGCCGTGCTGCCAGTGAGCGCCGTTCAGAACGAATATTCGATGCTATGGCGTGGGCCAGAAGAAGAGATAATCCCTCTGTGTCAGGAACTGGGCATCAGCTTTGTGCCGTGGAGTCCGCTTGGCGTAGGTTTCCTGACTGGTTCCATTGACGTGCAAACACGGTTCGCTCCCGGTGACATTCGCGGCATCGAGTCTCGGTTTTTGCCAGAGAATCTGCCCCACAATCTGATGCTCGTTGACTTGGTAAAAAGCTGGGCTGTACGAAAACAAGCCACTCCCGCCCAAATCTCGCTGGCATGGCTGATGGCGCAGAAGCCGTGGATCGTCCCCATCCCCGGCACGACACAGATGGCGCATCTGATCGAGAACATCGGCGCGGCTGCGGTTCGATTCACACCTGCCGAACTTGCCGAACTGAACCGATCTGTTTCGGCGATCCAGATCCGTGGTGCGCGCCTCCCAGACGCAGTGCTGGTCTTCTCAGGTGTAGAAGCGCCTTCAAAGAACTGA